ATACAGGCCGTCTGCTCTTCGGCTGCTGCCGCGGTCTCCTGTGCGCTCGCTGCGTTCTGCTCGACGACCGCCGCGATGTCGTGCATCGCCCGGTCGACTTCGGAGGTCCGCCGCGCCTGTTCCGACGTCGCAGCGGCAATCTCCTGAGCGAGGGCAGCCGTTCGCGACACGGACTCGTTGATCTGACGCAGCGCCTCTCCGCTGCGCTCCACGACCTCTGTTCCCACACGGACCTCTTTCGTGCCGAGTTCCATGTACTTGAGTGCTTTGGCGGTCTCCTGCTGAACGTCCTTGATGAGCTCACCTATCTGCTCGGCGGCCTTGCCCGAGCCTTCGGCAAGCTTCCTGACTTCCTCGGCCACGACCGAGAAGCCGCGTCCGGACTCGCCGGCACGAGCCGCCTCGATCGCGGCGTTGAGCGAGAGGAGGTTCGTCTGGTCGGCGATGGTCGTGATCACGTCGACGATGCTGCCGATCTCCGCCGAACGGTGACCGAGCGTCTCGACCGAGCCCGCAAGCGTCTGGATCGCGTCGCGCACCTCGGCGATCTTCTCGATCGCTTCATGCGTGGCCTGCTCGCCGAGCGCGGCCGCACGCGCCGCCTCGTCGCTCGTCCCGCTCGCCTCCAGGGCACGGCGCGCCACGTCGTCGATGCTGGATGAGATCGACTGCATCGCGGCCGAGGTCTCTTCGACCTTGCGCGACTGCAACTCGGCGCCGTGCGCGATCTGCTGCACGGAGGAGGAGATCTCCATCGAGGACGCGTTGATCTCCTGCGAGGAAGCTGACAGCTGCGTGGCAGCGTTGGTGACCGACTCCGAGGAACGCCGCACCTCGCCCGCGATCTCCGAGAGCGAGCTGATGAGAGCGTTGCACTCGTTCACGAGCAGCCCGATCTCGTCATCGTGCGGGGCGATTGCCCGCACGGTCAGGTCGCCCTGGCCGGCGTCGACCATCACGCCGCCCAGATCGTGCAACGGCTCGAGGATGCGGCGACGGAACGCCCGCCACCAGAGGATCTGGCCGGGAACAGCACAGATGAGCATCGCCATCCCGCCGAAGAGGGCGGTGTAGAGCAGATTGACATGATCGATCCTCAGCACAAACCACGCGAACAGCCCGGTGGCTGTCAGACCGATGGCCACTGCCGGACCGATGGTGGCCCATGTCAGCAGCGTGAACGTCAACGACAGCCCGCGCATCACCTGACTAGGCCGGTTGGCTTGCGGCATCCGGATCCCTCCTCGAACGGTGTCCCCACACCCGATGTATCCGCCCTACGATAGCAAAACGAGCCGTTCACGACAGTCCTAAAGGCTTGCGGTACACACGCTCGCGACCGCTGACCAGTTCGAAACGCTTCGCCAGCGCCGGTGCCAACCGCTCCGAACGACCGAGAACGAGGTAG
The Coriobacteriia bacterium genome window above contains:
- a CDS encoding methyl-accepting chemotaxis protein → MPQANRPSQVMRGLSLTFTLLTWATIGPAVAIGLTATGLFAWFVLRIDHVNLLYTALFGGMAMLICAVPGQILWWRAFRRRILEPLHDLGGVMVDAGQGDLTVRAIAPHDDEIGLLVNECNALISSLSEIAGEVRRSSESVTNAATQLSASSQEINASSMEISSSVQQIAHGAELQSRKVEETSAAMQSISSSIDDVARRALEASGTSDEAARAAALGEQATHEAIEKIAEVRDAIQTLAGSVETLGHRSAEIGSIVDVITTIADQTNLLSLNAAIEAARAGESGRGFSVVAEEVRKLAEGSGKAAEQIGELIKDVQQETAKALKYMELGTKEVRVGTEVVERSGEALRQINESVSRTAALAQEIAAATSEQARRTSEVDRAMHDIAAVVEQNAASAQETAAAAEEQTACMEEISSSAQDLADMARRLEESALQFHLEEK